Proteins from a genomic interval of Chloroflexota bacterium:
- a CDS encoding VTT domain-containing protein, with product MQQTSNKTEKRFWTKERYLQILALLFVLALSVFLLLNREKVAELEVYGYLGVFLISIITCSSIVVPVPGWILVAALGAILNPVLVGIVSGLGGTIGEMTGYLLGYGGRLAMDNVGLYSRMVRWMKSWGSVTIFILALIPNPFFDLAGAAAGLLRFPVWKFLLFGAAGRIPKHILFAYIGVWGFQLLPL from the coding sequence ATGCAGCAAACTAGCAACAAAACAGAGAAACGCTTCTGGACAAAAGAGCGCTACCTGCAAATTCTTGCCTTGCTCTTCGTACTGGCCCTATCTGTTTTTCTCCTCCTCAACCGAGAGAAGGTGGCCGAGCTTGAAGTATATGGCTATCTAGGTGTCTTCCTAATTTCCATCATAACCTGCAGCAGCATAGTGGTACCTGTGCCCGGCTGGATTTTAGTAGCTGCTCTCGGCGCCATCCTGAACCCTGTTCTGGTGGGCATTGTGTCCGGTCTGGGAGGCACGATCGGCGAGATGACCGGCTATCTTCTGGGCTATGGTGGCCGGCTAGCTATGGACAACGTGGGTCTCTACAGCAGAATGGTTCGGTGGATGAAAAGCTGGGGAAGCGTAACCATTTTCATCCTCGCGTTGATACCCAACCCATTTTTTGATTTAGCTGGCGCCGCTGCAGGTTTGCTTCGTTTTCCAGTATGGAAGTTCCTTCTCTTCGGTGCTGCCGGCAGGATACCCAAGCACATACTCTTCGCCTACATCGGCGTCTGGGGCTTCCAGCTTCTACCACTATAA
- a CDS encoding RtcB family protein has product MPKWQGQLNKVDDYRWEIPKSYKPGMRVPGLVYADTAMLEVIREEQSLEQVANVSFLPGIVGHSLAMPDIHWGYGFPIGGVAATRVNDGVISPGGVGYDINCGVRLLRTNLTENEVKPKIKELVNALFNDIPSGLGSEGKIRVGEKEIDEVLTEGAHWAVKRGFGLSEDLEATEETGRMKGAAPDKVSARAKKRGAPQSGTLGSGNHFLEVQIVREIYDEVAAKTMGIDRSGQVLLLIHTGSRGFGHQVCDDYLRIMEEAVRRYGISLPDRQLACAPVESNEGKDYFAAMACAANYAWANRQCITHWARESFVKVFGKSLEELGMQQIYDVAHNIAKIEEHTVDGSRITVCVHRKGATRAFPTGHKDVPQRYKDVGQPVLIPGDMGRCSYVAVGTEKAMAETFGSTCHGAGRVQSRGAARRGLRGVDVANELRARGITVKADNMASLAEEASQAYKDITQVIEVTHQAGISRKVAMASPLGVIKG; this is encoded by the coding sequence ATGCCAAAATGGCAAGGGCAACTCAATAAAGTAGACGATTACCGCTGGGAGATTCCCAAGAGCTACAAGCCGGGGATGCGGGTTCCGGGATTGGTCTACGCTGATACGGCTATGCTGGAAGTTATCAGAGAGGAACAGTCTCTGGAGCAAGTTGCCAATGTGTCTTTCTTGCCCGGCATAGTTGGGCACTCGCTGGCTATGCCTGACATTCACTGGGGCTATGGCTTCCCCATAGGTGGAGTGGCAGCTACCCGAGTGAACGACGGCGTCATTTCGCCAGGCGGCGTTGGCTACGATATCAACTGCGGCGTAAGGCTGCTGCGAACCAATCTCACTGAAAATGAAGTTAAGCCGAAAATCAAAGAACTCGTCAATGCACTGTTCAATGATATTCCCTCCGGTCTGGGCTCCGAAGGCAAAATAAGAGTGGGTGAAAAAGAGATAGATGAGGTACTGACTGAGGGCGCGCACTGGGCAGTAAAACGCGGCTTCGGTCTGTCCGAAGACCTGGAAGCAACCGAGGAGACGGGCCGCATGAAAGGGGCTGCCCCGGACAAAGTAAGTGCCAGAGCCAAGAAGAGAGGAGCACCCCAATCAGGAACATTAGGTTCCGGAAATCATTTCCTAGAGGTGCAAATAGTAAGGGAAATCTATGACGAGGTCGCGGCCAAGACTATGGGCATTGACCGAAGCGGGCAGGTGCTCCTCCTCATCCATACCGGCTCAAGAGGTTTTGGACACCAAGTCTGTGACGACTATCTGAGGATAATGGAAGAGGCAGTTCGAAGATATGGCATCAGCCTCCCCGATAGACAACTAGCGTGTGCCCCAGTAGAGTCAAATGAAGGGAAGGACTATTTTGCCGCAATGGCCTGTGCTGCCAACTACGCCTGGGCTAACCGCCAGTGCATTACCCACTGGGCACGGGAGTCATTCGTCAAGGTCTTTGGCAAGAGCCTTGAAGAACTAGGCATGCAACAAATTTACGATGTGGCTCATAATATTGCCAAGATAGAGGAGCACACAGTAGATGGTAGCAGGATTACAGTGTGTGTCCACCGCAAGGGGGCTACCAGAGCCTTCCCCACCGGACACAAGGATGTACCACAACGATATAAAGATGTTGGACAGCCAGTGCTCATTCCCGGCGACATGGGCCGCTGTTCGTATGTTGCCGTAGGCACGGAGAAGGCGATGGCAGAAACCTTCGGTTCCACTTGCCATGGCGCTGGCAGGGTGCAGAGCCGGGGTGCAGCCAGGCGAGGCCTGAGAGGTGTCGATGTCGCCAACGAGCTAAGAGCTAGAGGTATCACGGTAAAAGCCGATAACATGGCTTCGCTGGCAGAAGAGGCATCACAAGCCTATAAAGACATTACCCAGGTAATCGAAGTAACCCATCAAGCCGGAATTTCACGAAAAGTTGCCATGGCAAGCCCCTTAGGAGTTATCAAAGGCTAG
- a CDS encoding SLC45 family MFS transporter: protein MSIERAFRPVDYVKISIFAAALSVLWPSLHSVIIPLRLLEFAPEAQKNTYLGLMTFAGSMIAVFVQPLAGAVSDRFSSRFGRRRPFILVGTLLALLFLPSIGLSGSFPFLLIGYCLLQVATNIAQGPFQAFIPDLVPKERRGVASGAKGVAEILGGVAFLRVVAYFMDNYASDGGEMWLWLAIGLPGLILLGGMIATMLTVKEQPSFLGSQPSMAKTMAGAYKIDVKEHLSFVWFLLSRLFILMAMVVLQTFALYFVRDVIHHPNPAGVTADLLITVGVFLLLAVYPAGQLSDRFGRKLIIILSGLVGIVGILVIFFTRSYVGTLVCGGLLGISSGAFLSTNWALATDLVPAGEEARYLGLANIATAGAGALARLTGPVIDFFNIQQSGLGYSVMLLICVFYFALGSALVIPVRLKSKEG, encoded by the coding sequence GTGTCTATAGAAAGAGCTTTCCGACCTGTCGACTATGTTAAGATAAGCATCTTCGCAGCTGCTCTGTCAGTCCTTTGGCCCAGTCTACACAGCGTAATAATTCCACTCCGCCTCCTGGAATTCGCCCCTGAAGCCCAGAAGAATACTTACCTTGGCCTCATGACCTTCGCTGGCTCAATGATAGCCGTGTTCGTTCAGCCCCTGGCCGGAGCGGTCAGTGACCGTTTCAGCTCTCGCTTCGGACGTCGGCGCCCTTTTATCCTCGTAGGGACACTTCTGGCTCTGCTTTTCCTCCCCAGCATAGGCCTGTCCGGAAGCTTCCCTTTCCTGCTTATAGGCTACTGCCTGCTACAAGTCGCCACCAACATCGCCCAAGGTCCGTTTCAGGCATTTATTCCAGACCTGGTGCCAAAAGAGCGGAGAGGAGTAGCATCTGGCGCCAAAGGTGTGGCGGAGATCTTAGGCGGCGTAGCTTTCCTGCGCGTAGTAGCCTACTTCATGGATAATTACGCTAGCGATGGTGGCGAGATGTGGCTATGGCTGGCAATAGGTCTCCCTGGGCTAATACTACTGGGAGGCATGATTGCTACCATGCTGACAGTGAAGGAGCAGCCATCGTTTCTCGGAAGTCAGCCATCCATGGCAAAAACCATGGCCGGTGCCTACAAGATAGATGTCAAAGAACATCTCAGTTTTGTATGGTTTCTTTTATCACGATTGTTTATTTTGATGGCGATGGTGGTACTGCAAACCTTTGCCCTGTACTTCGTAAGAGACGTAATCCATCATCCCAACCCCGCAGGAGTAACCGCAGACCTCTTGATTACCGTGGGCGTTTTTCTGCTCCTTGCCGTTTACCCTGCGGGACAGCTCTCTGACAGATTCGGACGTAAGCTGATTATCATCCTCTCAGGACTTGTTGGTATAGTTGGTATCTTAGTGATATTCTTTACACGTAGTTATGTCGGCACACTGGTCTGCGGTGGTCTTCTGGGAATATCATCAGGAGCCTTCCTCAGCACCAACTGGGCACTGGCTACCGACCTCGTTCCTGCAGGCGAAGAAGCCCGCTACTTGGGACTGGCCAATATAGCCACAGCCGGTGCTGGAGCGTTAGCCAGGCTCACCGGTCCAGTAATCGACTTCTTCAATATCCAGCAATCTGGACTGGGCTATTCGGTTATGCTTTTAATTTGTGTCTTCTACTTTGCCCTCGGCTCGGCCTTGGTCATACCGGTTAGGCTTAAAAGCAAAGAAGGTTAG
- a CDS encoding type II toxin-antitoxin system RelE/ParE family toxin, whose translation MRKALLPGKSTSAEGNSGNSGVSYRVELRRTAQKEINALPELVYKAIARIISSLEQEPRPLRVKKLAESGLWRIRVRKYRVVYAIDDEAKLVTIVRIARRKEDTYKSL comes from the coding sequence ATAAGAAAGGCACTGTTACCTGGGAAGAGTACCAGCGCCGAAGGAAATAGTGGGAACTCCGGAGTGAGCTATAGGGTTGAACTGAGACGAACGGCTCAGAAAGAAATAAACGCGCTGCCAGAGCTAGTTTACAAAGCCATAGCCAGGATTATTTCCTCTCTTGAGCAAGAGCCCCGGCCACTAAGAGTCAAGAAACTAGCTGAGAGCGGTCTGTGGCGTATTCGCGTGAGAAAGTACAGGGTGGTGTATGCCATAGACGACGAGGCGAAGCTGGTCACAATAGTGCGAATAGCCAGGCGCAAAGAGGATACATACAAAAGCCTGTAA
- a CDS encoding archease produces MCPNWVRIVEKPFEIIDHTADIGIVAYGADIKQVFANAAIGLFNLMADLDDFKEDIKRELELSAEDVEVLLVEWLNELIYIFDVEHILFKRFEIDKLSNTEIKAKCFGEKIQPGQHKLKREIKAATYHMLRIIKEDGGYKVQVIFDI; encoded by the coding sequence ATCTGCCCCAATTGGGTGAGGATAGTGGAGAAGCCTTTCGAAATCATCGACCACACTGCAGATATCGGCATTGTCGCTTACGGTGCCGATATCAAGCAGGTATTTGCGAATGCCGCCATCGGACTTTTCAACCTGATGGCAGACCTGGACGACTTCAAGGAAGATATTAAGCGTGAGCTAGAGCTATCAGCTGAGGATGTGGAGGTTTTACTTGTAGAATGGCTGAACGAGCTTATTTACATCTTCGACGTCGAACACATTCTATTCAAGAGGTTTGAAATCGATAAGCTCAGTAATACTGAAATCAAAGCCAAATGCTTTGGGGAAAAAATACAACCTGGGCAACATAAGCTGAAAAGAGAGATTAAAGCAGCCACCTATCACATGCTCCGAATAATCAAAGAGGATGGTGGCTATAAGGTACAGGTAATCTTTGATATTTAG
- a CDS encoding nitroreductase family protein translates to MLKEIVRKNRSYRKFYQDVPIELETLRELVDLARLSASALNLQPLKYVLSCEPKRNALIFPLLGWAAYLKDWPGPDEGERPSAYIIMLGDTEISRNFGCDHGIAAQSILLGATEKGLGGCMIATVKRQELSQALGIAPQYEILLVIAIGKPKETVVIDKIGPDGDVKYWRDSQDVHHVPKRTLDDIIIG, encoded by the coding sequence ATGTTAAAAGAGATAGTACGTAAAAACAGAAGCTACCGGAAATTCTATCAAGACGTCCCCATAGAACTCGAGACGCTCAGGGAACTCGTTGACCTGGCCAGGTTGTCAGCTTCAGCGCTCAATCTACAGCCATTGAAATACGTGCTTTCCTGTGAACCCAAAAGGAATGCTCTGATATTTCCTCTCCTCGGCTGGGCTGCTTACCTGAAAGACTGGCCGGGGCCAGATGAAGGGGAAAGGCCATCAGCATATATAATAATGCTTGGTGACACCGAGATAAGCCGGAATTTTGGCTGCGACCATGGCATAGCAGCCCAAAGCATTCTCCTTGGTGCCACAGAGAAAGGCCTGGGCGGCTGCATGATTGCTACAGTGAAAAGACAGGAGCTCAGCCAGGCTCTAGGTATAGCACCACAATATGAAATACTCCTCGTCATAGCCATCGGCAAACCCAAGGAAACGGTTGTCATCGATAAAATCGGGCCTGATGGAGACGTCAAATACTGGCGGGACAGCCAGGACGTACACCATGTGCCAAAGCGAACGCTGGATGACATCATCATTGGATAG
- a CDS encoding glycosyltransferase family 1 protein: MNDLSVSKLPRRIEGLSELAYNLWWSWNIEARQLFKAVDNALWRASGHNPVKLLQQIEPHRLVAAAQDPMFLKKYDSVMSDFKDAMSGAGTWFNTQYPHLGQQTIAYFSLEFAIHNSLPLYAGGLGVLTGDYCKESSDLGLPLVGVGFMYPQGYFHQHISADGWQEEVYEQLNFSEAPISPVLTAEGQPMIVEVPLDLRSVRVTVWQVNVGLVKLYLLDTNVEGNSPPDRELSARLYAGDQKTRLQKQIIIGIGGVRVLRALGIKPTIWHANEGYTAFMTLERVRELMAKGLKFTEATNLVRATTVSTIHTLVPGVSDTFPRELIEKYLHSYRESLKLDMEELLKFGAQGSDNFSFNTTALGLRMADYRNGVSQLHGGTCRRTWHSLWPDKEEKNVPISSVTNGVHVPTWIAPQAASLYEAYLDKDWLKRHDDPTLWEKIVDIPDEGIWAMRRWLKNKLISAVKERARRRWVEDHVQPEQALVMGGLLDPEALTIAFCRRFTGYKRATLIFHDFDRLKRILQNELQPLQIIFAGKAHPNDESGKQLIQKVYNAAKDHEFGGQIAFVEDYDMHMARYLVHGADVWLNTPQPLHEASGTSGQKAALNGVLHLSILDGWWCEGYNGKNGWAINSNAEILNSADQDKADAEEFYRLLEARIVPLYYDRDINGIPHGWIQIIKEAIRSNTPLFSTRRMVKEYTEQMYLPAAQSSQTIKT, encoded by the coding sequence ATGAATGATTTATCAGTATCCAAGCTCCCTAGGCGTATCGAGGGGCTAAGCGAGCTAGCCTACAATCTATGGTGGAGCTGGAATATAGAAGCACGGCAGCTATTCAAAGCCGTGGATAACGCCCTATGGAGAGCTAGCGGGCATAATCCAGTCAAGCTACTGCAACAAATCGAGCCTCATCGATTGGTAGCGGCTGCTCAGGACCCTATGTTCCTTAAAAAGTATGACTCCGTTATGAGCGACTTCAAAGACGCTATGTCAGGAGCCGGTACCTGGTTTAATACACAATATCCACATCTGGGACAACAAACCATAGCCTATTTTTCACTGGAGTTCGCCATCCATAACTCGTTGCCTCTTTACGCCGGTGGACTTGGTGTCCTGACAGGCGACTATTGCAAAGAGTCGAGCGACCTCGGTTTGCCTCTGGTGGGCGTGGGATTTATGTATCCGCAGGGCTATTTCCACCAGCATATTTCTGCCGATGGCTGGCAAGAAGAGGTATATGAGCAGTTGAACTTCAGCGAAGCGCCTATCAGCCCGGTGCTTACCGCTGAAGGACAACCGATGATCGTCGAAGTTCCCCTGGATTTGAGGTCGGTTCGGGTTACGGTGTGGCAGGTGAATGTCGGACTGGTTAAGCTCTATTTGTTGGACACTAACGTTGAAGGGAATTCACCGCCTGACCGCGAGCTTTCGGCGCGCCTTTATGCTGGCGACCAGAAGACGCGCCTGCAAAAACAAATCATCATAGGCATTGGCGGTGTGCGTGTCCTCCGGGCGCTCGGCATCAAACCGACTATCTGGCATGCTAACGAAGGATATACCGCCTTCATGACACTAGAGCGCGTTCGGGAATTAATGGCAAAGGGCCTCAAATTTACCGAAGCCACTAACTTGGTGCGAGCTACGACTGTCTCAACCATCCACACGCTGGTTCCTGGTGTTAGCGATACCTTTCCACGCGAGCTAATTGAGAAGTATTTGCACAGCTATCGGGAATCCCTCAAGCTAGACATGGAGGAACTCCTAAAATTTGGTGCACAGGGGTCAGATAATTTTTCCTTCAACACGACCGCGTTGGGTCTTCGAATGGCTGACTATCGCAATGGTGTCAGCCAGCTGCATGGCGGTACCTGTCGACGAACGTGGCATTCCCTGTGGCCCGATAAAGAAGAGAAGAATGTGCCCATCAGCTCGGTGACCAACGGCGTCCATGTTCCCACATGGATAGCACCCCAGGCCGCCAGCCTATATGAAGCATATCTTGATAAGGACTGGTTGAAGAGGCATGATGACCCAACTTTGTGGGAAAAGATTGTCGATATCCCAGACGAGGGGATATGGGCAATGCGCCGCTGGTTAAAAAACAAGCTCATCAGTGCAGTTAAAGAACGCGCCCGAAGACGCTGGGTTGAAGACCATGTACAGCCAGAACAGGCATTAGTAATGGGAGGATTGCTCGACCCAGAAGCACTGACTATTGCCTTCTGCCGCCGCTTTACTGGCTATAAGCGAGCTACACTGATTTTTCACGATTTTGACCGTCTGAAGCGCATACTTCAGAACGAATTACAACCTCTCCAGATAATCTTTGCCGGCAAGGCACATCCCAATGATGAAAGCGGGAAACAGCTAATCCAAAAAGTATACAACGCGGCCAAAGACCACGAGTTCGGTGGACAAATTGCCTTTGTTGAGGATTACGATATGCACATGGCACGTTATCTTGTCCACGGCGCCGATGTCTGGCTCAATACCCCTCAACCACTTCATGAAGCCAGCGGAACCAGTGGACAGAAAGCAGCCCTCAATGGAGTGCTGCATCTTAGCATACTTGATGGCTGGTGGTGCGAAGGCTACAACGGCAAGAATGGCTGGGCAATTAACAGCAATGCAGAAATACTGAATTCGGCCGACCAAGATAAGGCAGACGCCGAAGAGTTCTACCGCCTGTTAGAGGCGAGAATAGTCCCTCTTTACTATGATCGAGACATAAATGGCATACCACACGGCTGGATCCAAATAATCAAAGAGGCCATCCGCTCCAACACACCTTTGTTCAGCACCCGGCGCATGGTAAAAGAATACACCGAGCAAATGTATCTACCGGCAGCTCAGAGCAGCCAGACAATAAAAACATAG
- a CDS encoding SagB/ThcOx family dehydrogenase, which translates to MKLPPPNPRGKISVAEAISKRRSVRRFRAQPLSLAQLSQLLWSAQGITGTGGRRAAPSAGATYPLEIFVAIGEHGIEILAAGIYHYDVDNHSLSLHLSGDLRQKLADTALGQSFIANCPVDMVVCALHPRTAYRYGKRGQRYVHMEVGHVGQNVALQAVVLGLATVMVGAFEDEDVRKVLKLEEQIKPLYIIPIGKPV; encoded by the coding sequence ATTAAGCTCCCTCCCCCAAACCCACGAGGGAAGATATCAGTAGCAGAAGCCATCTCAAAGCGAAGGTCGGTTAGAAGGTTCAGAGCACAGCCATTGTCTTTAGCACAGCTTTCCCAGCTATTGTGGTCAGCTCAAGGCATAACCGGCACTGGCGGACGAAGAGCCGCTCCCAGTGCCGGAGCCACTTATCCTCTAGAGATTTTTGTCGCCATAGGTGAGCACGGCATAGAAATCCTAGCCGCCGGCATATACCATTATGACGTGGACAACCACTCTCTCAGCCTGCATCTGAGTGGCGACTTAAGGCAAAAACTAGCTGATACCGCCTTGGGCCAAAGCTTCATTGCCAACTGTCCGGTTGACATGGTGGTTTGTGCTCTTCATCCCAGAACTGCCTACAGATATGGCAAGCGTGGCCAGAGATATGTTCACATGGAAGTCGGACATGTCGGCCAAAATGTCGCACTGCAGGCTGTAGTACTAGGTTTAGCCACAGTAATGGTCGGCGCCTTCGAAGACGAAGACGTAAGGAAAGTCCTAAAACTCGAAGAGCAAATCAAGCCATTATACATAATTCCGATAGGCAAGCCAGTATAA
- a CDS encoding alpha/beta fold hydrolase yields MKILLAVALLVILVGNLLACMTQTDWGNVKVRDVRFAGTDGIIMSALLYVPKDVTAKNPAPGILAISGFINTREMQDGFAIEFARRGYVVLAIDQTGHGYSDPPAFGNFFGGPDGLRYLSSLDIVDKENIGLEGHSMGGWGCLFAADTFKDGYKSIVLEGSGTGKITSTFPRNMCVVESEWDEWAPSMWGATLAKDVAKSKNLKAAFGTTNDVVVGKLYGSIADGTARKLYMTRNIHNGDHISPAAIGAAIDWFQATLQGGKPLPPADQIWHWKEIGNLIALIGMILLFFPVGSLLLRSSFFKELGEAPAKPKSAKGIAWWISAIIIVVVPPLTYFSFKNPVVERNMAPNPIFPQVFTAQLLFWLLLNGVIAVVLFLVWHFVFNRKAKATAGDYGLIWGRKLDWKKIGKSFLLAFLVAFTGYLTLVFSAWLFTVDYRFWLFAVKPMSPIHFRMFLCYLIPFTLYFIALGLVLNGQLRPTRKGKEMSLGSEMAINVALLVLGFVGLLLFQYIPLMMGGLLAVPNEILFTVIAIEIVPLMTIVALAYTYFYRKTGHIYAGAFLSAMLVTWILIASQATQFVL; encoded by the coding sequence ATGAAGATACTTCTTGCCGTTGCCCTGTTGGTGATACTGGTGGGTAATCTGCTGGCCTGTATGACTCAAACCGATTGGGGCAACGTCAAAGTTCGGGATGTGCGCTTTGCCGGCACCGATGGCATAATCATGAGTGCCCTGCTGTACGTGCCCAAGGATGTCACCGCTAAGAATCCAGCTCCCGGCATCCTTGCCATCTCAGGCTTCATTAACACTCGTGAAATGCAGGATGGCTTTGCCATCGAGTTTGCCAGACGCGGTTATGTGGTACTGGCGATTGACCAGACCGGTCACGGTTATTCGGACCCGCCTGCCTTTGGAAATTTTTTTGGTGGCCCCGATGGTCTGCGCTACCTGAGCAGCCTCGACATTGTTGACAAAGAGAACATTGGCCTCGAAGGGCACTCGATGGGTGGTTGGGGATGTCTCTTCGCGGCAGATACGTTCAAGGATGGCTATAAGTCCATCGTTCTGGAGGGGTCTGGTACTGGCAAGATAACCTCTACCTTTCCGCGCAACATGTGCGTGGTTGAGTCGGAATGGGACGAGTGGGCACCAAGTATGTGGGGTGCAACTTTGGCGAAGGACGTCGCTAAAAGTAAAAACCTCAAAGCAGCCTTTGGGACAACCAACGACGTGGTGGTGGGTAAGTTATACGGTTCGATTGCGGACGGCACTGCTCGCAAGCTCTACATGACGCGTAACATACATAATGGCGACCATATTTCACCCGCGGCCATTGGCGCCGCCATTGACTGGTTCCAGGCAACCCTGCAGGGGGGCAAACCTTTGCCGCCTGCCGACCAAATCTGGCACTGGAAGGAGATCGGCAATTTGATTGCCCTCATCGGTATGATATTGCTGTTCTTCCCTGTCGGCAGCCTGCTCTTGCGCTCTAGTTTCTTCAAGGAGCTGGGGGAGGCTCCGGCCAAGCCCAAGTCTGCCAAGGGCATTGCCTGGTGGATATCCGCCATCATCATTGTCGTCGTGCCACCGTTAACCTATTTTTCGTTCAAGAACCCTGTTGTCGAGCGCAACATGGCGCCCAACCCAATCTTTCCCCAAGTATTCACCGCTCAGCTGCTGTTCTGGTTGCTGCTGAACGGTGTAATTGCAGTGGTGCTTTTCCTGGTGTGGCATTTCGTGTTCAACCGCAAGGCGAAAGCCACTGCCGGCGACTACGGCCTCATCTGGGGCAGAAAGCTGGATTGGAAAAAGATTGGCAAGTCCTTCTTGCTGGCTTTCCTGGTGGCCTTTACCGGGTACCTGACCCTGGTATTCTCGGCCTGGCTGTTCACGGTTGATTATCGTTTCTGGCTCTTTGCGGTGAAACCGATGTCGCCGATTCATTTCCGCATGTTCCTGTGCTACCTGATTCCCTTCACACTCTACTTTATAGCTCTGGGCTTGGTACTGAATGGGCAGCTTCGCCCAACTCGTAAAGGGAAAGAGATGAGCCTGGGCAGCGAGATGGCCATCAATGTTGCGCTGCTGGTCTTGGGCTTCGTTGGCCTGTTGCTGTTTCAATACATCCCGCTCATGATGGGTGGCCTACTGGCCGTTCCAAATGAAATTCTATTCACCGTCATTGCTATCGAGATCGTGCCACTGATGACCATTGTCGCCCTGGCTTATACCTATTTCTATCGTAAGACGGGCCACATATATGCTGGCGCCTTCCTCAGCGCCATGCTAGTCACCTGGATTCTGATTGCCTCGCAGGCCACTCAATTCGTCTTATAA
- a CDS encoding DUF2284 domain-containing protein yields the protein MTAKKTAARPFVIKVPEEMLMTDLESFRQQALELGATAAEIIRASQIVVDERVRLKCTVPRCLRAGETPNCPPYVPELDVIRKAFARFSWGILLKTHIEPIENYASKSGQEQSLLFHQKSGKIVYEIEKLAYKHGYHLAMGLGGGSCKDYLCRGLICQFMDSGRCRFPHQARPAMEAMGIDVFDLISKVGWKAYPLLDDISQIPCAISVGLVLVY from the coding sequence ATGACAGCCAAGAAAACAGCCGCCAGACCCTTTGTTATAAAAGTGCCGGAGGAGATGTTAATGACAGATTTAGAAAGCTTCAGACAGCAGGCGCTGGAGCTGGGAGCTACCGCAGCCGAAATAATACGGGCAAGCCAGATTGTGGTAGATGAGCGGGTAAGACTAAAGTGCACCGTGCCGCGTTGTCTTCGCGCCGGCGAGACACCCAACTGCCCACCCTATGTGCCGGAGTTAGACGTCATCCGCAAGGCTTTCGCCAGGTTCTCCTGGGGAATATTACTCAAAACACACATCGAGCCGATAGAAAATTACGCCTCAAAAAGTGGACAAGAGCAAAGCCTCCTTTTCCATCAGAAATCAGGCAAAATCGTCTATGAGATAGAAAAGTTGGCCTACAAGCACGGGTACCATCTGGCTATGGGCTTGGGTGGAGGCTCCTGCAAGGATTACCTGTGCCGCGGCCTGATATGCCAGTTTATGGATAGCGGCAGATGCCGGTTCCCTCACCAAGCCAGACCTGCCATGGAAGCTATGGGAATTGATGTCTTCGACCTCATCAGCAAGGTAGGCTGGAAGGCTTACCCGTTATTGGATGACATTAGCCAGATTCCCTGCGCCATCTCTGTGGGACTGGTTTTAGTATACTGA